In the genome of Mesosutterella faecium, the window CTCGTCCCTCTGCTCGAGACAGAGCCCGAGAAGCGCCGAGGCGGCGTCAAAGAGCCGGCCCATGGAGGTCGTGCGTCCGGTAAGGCGCGGGTTTTCGATCAGCCGCGCCATGGCGCCCGAGCCCGGCATGGACGGAAACCTCTGCGCGATTTCGTCCGAGCGGCCCAGCGCCCAGAGCACCGAGGCGGCCATGCGCCAGGGCTCGCGGGCCGCGCGGTCTCCGCCCGGCAGCGGCAGGGGCAGAAGGTGCGCGCGCCGCTCGAACCCGGCGGGGGAGACGACCAGCAGCTCTCCGCCCCAGGCCGAGCCGTCGGTGCCCAGCCCCACGCCGTCCAGCGCGAGCCCGAGCGCGTTCGAGCCGATCCGGTGCTCGGCCATCACCGCCGCGATGTGAGCCCGGTGGTGCTGCACCGCGTAGCGCGCGATCCCCCGCTCGCGCTCGAGCCTCAGGGCGAGCTGCGTGGAGAAGAAGTCGGGGTGCAGGTCGTGGGCGACGGTCTCGGGCTTGATTTCGAGCAGCCGCTCGAGGTGTTCGACCGCGAGCTCGAGGGCCCGGCAGGAGGAGGCGTTCGAGAGGTCTCCGATGTGCTGCGAGAGAAAAGCCTCGCCGCCCCGCGTGAGGCAGGCCGTCGACTTGAGCCAGGGGCCCGTGGCGAGCACGGGCCTGCCCCCGAAGGCAAGCGGCACGGCCTCCGGCGTGTAGCCGCGGGCGCGGCGCACCATGCGCGGCGCCCCGGCCACCACCCGCACCACCGAATCGTCGCAGCGGATCAGGATGTCGCGGTTGTGGACAAGCAGATAGTCCGCGATCGAGGACAGGCGCCTGAGCGCCTCGCGGTTGCCGATCACGAGGGGCTCGCCCCCGGGGTTCGCGCTTGTCATGACGAGCACGAGAGGGATCGAGCGCTCCAGCCACTCGACGCCCTCGGGGCGGCCCGCCGCCTCGTGGAAGAAAAGCAGGTGCAGGGGCGTGTAGGGCAGCATGACGCCAAGCTCTGAGAGTCCCGGCGCGATCCCGGGCAGCCTCTCGTCGCACCCCGGCTTCTTCCTTGCGAGCACGATGGGCCGGGCGCGCGAGCGCAGCGTCTTCTCCTCAAGCTCCGAGAGCTCGACCAGGCAGCGCGCCGAGGCGACGCTGCCCGCCATGACCGCAAGCGGCTTCTCGCTGCGCTTCTTGCGCTCGCGAAGCCTTGCGACCGCGGCGGCGTTTTCCGCGTCGCAGACGAGGTGAAAGCCCCCGAGCCCCTTCACGGCGAGGATCGAGCCCCCGCGGATCAGGGCAAGCGCGCGCTCGATCACGTCCCCGCAGGCGATCCGCTCTCCGTCTGCGCTCCAGAGCTCAAGGTGCGGCCCGCACTCGGGGCAGGCGTTGGGCTGCGCGTGGAAGCGCCGGTCCAGGGGATCGCGGTACTCGGCCTCGCAGGCCGGGCACATGCGGAAGGACGCCATCGAGGTCTGCGGGCGGTCGTAGGGGAGGGCGCGCGTGATGGTGAAGCGCGGCCCGCAGTGCGTGCAGTTCGTGAAGGCGTAGCGGTAGCGGCGGTTGCCGGGCGTGAACATGTCGCGGGCGCACTCGAGGCAGGTCGCGGCATCCGGCGTGATCGCGGTGGTGACGGCCCCGCCCCGGCTCTCGACGATCCGAAAGCCCGCCTCGCCCTTGGGCGGGAGCGCGCTTTGCGTGATCGAGTCGATCCTCGCCAGCGGCGGGCAGTCCTTCCGCAGCGCCTCGGCAAAGCCCCCGACCGCCTCGGGCGCGCCTTCAAGCTCGATGCCGACCCCGGCCGCGTCGTTGTAGACGAAGCCCGAGAGCCCGCGCTCGAGCGCGAGGCGGTAGACCGTGGGCCGGAAGCCCACGCCCTGCACGAGTCCCGTGACCCGAAGCAGCCTGCGAATCCTGTGCTCTGCCTGCATCAGAAATGCGGTCCTTCCGC includes:
- the hypF gene encoding carbamoyltransferase HypF, with product MQAEHRIRRLLRVTGLVQGVGFRPTVYRLALERGLSGFVYNDAAGVGIELEGAPEAVGGFAEALRKDCPPLARIDSITQSALPPKGEAGFRIVESRGGAVTTAITPDAATCLECARDMFTPGNRRYRYAFTNCTHCGPRFTITRALPYDRPQTSMASFRMCPACEAEYRDPLDRRFHAQPNACPECGPHLELWSADGERIACGDVIERALALIRGGSILAVKGLGGFHLVCDAENAAAVARLRERKKRSEKPLAVMAGSVASARCLVELSELEEKTLRSRARPIVLARKKPGCDERLPGIAPGLSELGVMLPYTPLHLLFFHEAAGRPEGVEWLERSIPLVLVMTSANPGGEPLVIGNREALRRLSSIADYLLVHNRDILIRCDDSVVRVVAGAPRMVRRARGYTPEAVPLAFGGRPVLATGPWLKSTACLTRGGEAFLSQHIGDLSNASSCRALELAVEHLERLLEIKPETVAHDLHPDFFSTQLALRLERERGIARYAVQHHRAHIAAVMAEHRIGSNALGLALDGVGLGTDGSAWGGELLVVSPAGFERRAHLLPLPLPGGDRAAREPWRMAASVLWALGRSDEIAQRFPSMPGSGAMARLIENPRLTGRTTSMGRLFDAASALLGLCLEQRDEATAAMRLESAAAGAAPQAAGKAWEIAPDGTLSLLPLFERLLEVPHDPEALAQASADFHEGLAQALAHWLLETGASNLPVCFGGGCFLNRRLTVRLIELLEARGIRPLLPSRVPPGDGGVALGQAWCALMAQREGVPGPGDVLQTGASFVQNQSR